The Pygocentrus nattereri isolate fPygNat1 chromosome 4, fPygNat1.pri, whole genome shotgun sequence genome includes a window with the following:
- the cracd gene encoding capping protein inhibiting regulator of actin dynamics isoform X1: protein MFPKVFLQWCAALSSCAAKLDRRRQGKFQPFRRLFGKKRRRETERTFEEAELKPSHSTGDVCNGGVSGHEEINQHLRELNPLGSRAFSHESVFIPEDSVEKLCSEQTMSQENVSDKVRNLQRQIAHNIKFGQKPPSLRKSEGDEGSSDEEEIPRSPLRVLAQVETEPQEAEAWEKVSSITHDVAQHKTPVKSPRTKRPPPPGTIESINLDAVPQSGPRLDNTAAKHKLSVKPKNQRVSRKHRRFTQELLEEDLVAVLLEEPDVQKAVDESGVWGEEYARSYGARDVHELPEKSKKQRLQEEEQERLDLQRRHEQEEERRREEERRTEELRLEEERIRKLQEQERLRREEEERKQWEEERRRKEEEERRRREEEQRLREEEEKKRCEEEERKKREEEVRRRAEEERRQQELEAERLRIEEEKRKKEEEERRRKEEEAEKQRLQELEEQWRREEEECLLEEQRRRQAEEAEKKRLTEEQKKKEEEDRKRQQEEERAAEEQVRASDPEWKRKAEELRWREMEERQRPFTFKVSSGEKQILFQKVNLTPVTPLPGQQGDTADETKEGTPGGADSPTLSSSLYVPHTAILVTGAQLCGTAVNLDQIKDSACKSLLGLSEDKKAMGTPPMKTKTSPDRKSGKTKSLNESSLSADQSSAAVLAEWASIRSKIFKGAEDGKYQEYPDQNRKQVQSRTTSEDLNQPPFSHANLRKTMSASAKFSITPARKKFADSNRNSEVFIQDDQEIEKAESHYNDSTPSQPLHSPSSAAKAQIKGGKAVRISDSAEECKFAKDLPSFLVPSPPHGSPKSLRSETMSTNQLKAGVTDTSDDGDQRDQSGDDRPSPFGIKLRRTNYSLRFHSEQSSEKRKKRYSAGDSFEGVPVPLTSTDQESDSSAFSEKTSPKSPLRETDGIKLQAISSVESRSKTSRNTLNSICNERDKLVKPPLYQKPATSPRSSEGATPPPSPLPKPGRRTSGDTPSQRTEGPELAAAEESSDHKEDSSESVQSQRNGQGDDEPKEKKSFFPSISIPWREKTDRKTELIRREKPSLQSRHSLDSSRAQEKEAGPLWITLALQKQKGFREQQQSREERRNQREAKLAEKQARDRESVGLVSPTEGKGNGNSSPPKPQTPEENKRPDTLLARFERRDLKKANTLPSSVTVEIADSTPSPPAAKDITKRFPPGDTPQVSTEPAWLALAKRKAKAWSDCPQIIK from the exons ACCGGCGACGGCAGGGCAAATTCCAGCCATTCCGACGCTTGTTtgggaagaagaggaggagggaaaCAGAGCGAACTTTTGAGGAAGCAGAGCTCAAACCTAGCCATTCCACTGGTGATGTGTGCAATGGAGGGGTTTCAGGTCATGAAGAGATCAATCAGCATTTGAG ggaGTTAAATCCCCTGGGGTCTCGCGCTTTTTCACACGAGAGCGTCTTTATCCCTGAGGATTCTGTAGAGAAGCTGTGCTCGGAGCAGACCATGTCTCAGGAGAACGTCTCGGACAAAGTTAGGAACCTACAA agacagatagCACACAATATAAAGTTTGGCCAGAAGCCCCCGTCACTACGGAAAAGTGAGGGAGATGAAGGTAGCTCAGACGAAGAGGAAATACCAAGAAGTCCGCTCCGAGTCCTGGCACAGGTGGAGACGGAACCACAGGAAGCCGAAGCCTGGGAAAAG GTTTCCTCTATTACCCATGATGTGGCCCAACACAAGACTCCTGTAAAATCCCCTCGCACCAAACGTCCACCTCCCCCTGGCACGATTGAGTCAATTAACCTGGATGCTGTTCCACAGTCAGGTCCACGCTTAGACAACACTGCCGCCAAACATAAACTATCCGTAAAACCCAAAAACCAGCGAGTCTCTCGCAAGCACCGTAGGTTCACacag GAGCTTCTAGAGGAAGATCTTGTGGCAGTACTGCTGGAAGAGCCCGATGTGCAGAAAGCTGTAGATGAATCAGGTGTCTGGGGAGAAGAGTATGCAAGAAGTTATGGAGCAAGAGATGTCCATGAGCTTCCAGAAAAATCCAAGAAGCAGAGACTTCAGGAAGAGGAACAAGAACGCCTTGATCTTCAGAGGAGGCATgagcaagaggaagagagaaggagggaggaagagaggagaactGAGGAACTGAGGCTGGAAGAAGAGAGAATTCGCAAGTTACAAGAACAAGAACGCTTGCGACgggaagaagaggagagaaaacagtgggaggaagaaaggagaaggaaggaagaagaagaaagaagaaggaggGAGGAGGAGCAACGTttgagagaggaggaagagaagaagagatgtgaggaagaagaaagaaagaagagagaagaagaggtgagaaggagagcagaggaagaaagaaggcAGCAGGAACTTGAAGCAGAGCGCCTTCGCATtgaggaggaaaagagaaagaaagaggaagaggagagaaggaggaaggaggaggaggcagaAAAACAAAGGCTTCAGGAGTTAGAAGAGCAGTGGCGTagagaagaggaagagtgtCTTCTTGAGGAACAAAGAAGGAGACAAGCAGAAGAGGCTGAAAAGAAAAGattgacagaagaacagaaaaagaaggaagaggaggatagaaagagacagcaagaggaagagagagctgCTGAAGAACAGGTCAGAGCTTCTGATCCAGAGtggaagagaaaagcagaggagCTGCGATGGAGGGAGATGGAAGAGAGGCAAAGACCCTTCACTTTCAAAGTATCTTCAGGAGAGAAGCAAATCCTCTTCCAAAAGGTCAACCTTACCCCAGTGACTCCGTTACCTGGTCAGCAAGGTGACACAGCTGATGAAACCAAGGAAGGCACTCCAGGAGGTGCTGATTCACCAACTTTATCGTCATCCCTGTATGTTCCTCACACTGCCATCTTAGTAACTGGTGCGCAGCTTTGTGGAACTGCAGTAAATCTCGATCAGATAAAGGATTCGGCCTGTAAGTCTCTCCTTGGTCTGTCTGAGGACAAAAAAGCCATGGGCACTCCACCAATGAAGACCAAGACATCACCTGATCGCAAATCTgggaaaacaaagtcattgaatGAATCTTCGTTGTCTGCAGATCAGTCCAGTGCTGCTGTTCTTGCAGAATGGGCCAGTATTCGATCCAAGATTTTCAAAGGTGCTGAAGACGGAAAATACCAGGAATACCCAGATCAGAACCGCAAGCAGGTGCAAAGTCGAACAACAAGTGAGGACCTGAATCAACCCCCTTTCTCTCATGCCAATCTCAGGAAGACTATGTCAGCAAGCGCCAAATTTTCCATCACTCCAGCCAGAAAGAagtttgctgactccaacaggaaTTCTGAGGTCTTCATTCAAGATGACCAAGAAATAGAGAAGGCTGAATCACATTATAATGATTCAACACCCAGCCAGCCTCTCCACTCACCTTCCTCTGCTGCCAAGGCTCAAATCAAGGGAGGAAAGGCAGTCCGCATCTCAGACAGTGCTGAAGAATGCAAGTTTGCCAAAGACCTCCCTTCCTTCTTGGTTCCAAGTCCACCACATGGTTCCCCCAAATCCCTGAGATCTGAAACCATGTCCACCAACCAATTAAAGGCTGGGGTCACGGACACAAGTGACGATGGAGATCAGAGAGACCAAAGTGGCGACGATAGGCCCTCACCATTTGGGATCAAGCTTAGAAGGACCAATTACTCGCTTCGCTTCCATAGTGAGCAATCCTctgagaagaggaagaaaaggtACAGTGCAGGTGATAGTTTTGAAGGGGTCCCAGTGCCCCTTACTTCCACTGACCAAGAATCAGACTCCTCTGCATTCTCTGAGAAGACCAGTCCTAAGTCTCCACTCCGCGAAACTGATGGAATCAAACTTCAGGCAATCTCCAGTGTAGAGTCACGGTCCAAGACCAGCAGAAATACTTTGAACTCCATATGTAATGAACGTGACAAGCTAGTCAAGCccccactttatcagaaacctgcCACAAGTCCAAGATCATCCGAAGGTGCCACACCTCCACCATCTCCACTACCTAAACCTGGGAGAAGGACTTCTGGGGATACGCCTTCTCAGAGGACAGAAGGGCCAGAATTGGCAGCTGCTGAAGAGTCCAGTGATCATAAAGAGGACTCCTCTGAATCTGTGCAGAGCCAGAGAAATGGTCAGGGGGACGATGAGCCAAAAGAGAAAaagtctttctttccttccatcAGCATCCCATGGAGGGAAAAAACAGACCGGAAGACTGAACTCATCAGAAGAG AAAAGCCTTCTCTTCAGAGCAGGCATTCCCTGGACAGCTCACGAGCACAGGAGAAGGAGGCAGGACCGCTATGGATCACGCTGGCCTTGCAGAAACAGAAAGGTTTCAGAGAACAGCAACAGAGCAGGGAGGAAAGGCGGAACCAGAGAGAGGCTAAGCTGGCAGAGAAACAAGCCAGGGACAGAGAAAGT GTTGGACTAGTCAGTCCTACAGAGGGTAAAGGGAATGGAAACTCCAGTCCTCCTAAACCACAGACTCCAgaggagaacaagagaccagacACTTTACTGGCCCGCTTTGAACGTCGTGACTTAAAGAAAGCAAACACCCTTCCCAGCTCTGTCACAG TTGAGATAGCAGACTCTACACCATCACCTCCGGCAGCAAAGGACATAACAAAGCGCTTCCCACCAGGTGACACACCACAGGTTTCCACTGAACCAGCTTGGCTTGCCCTCGCCAAGCGTAAAGCCAAAGCGTGGAGCGACTGCCCGCAGATCATCAAGTGA
- the cracd gene encoding capping protein inhibiting regulator of actin dynamics isoform X2, giving the protein MSQENVSDKVRNLQRQIAHNIKFGQKPPSLRKSEGDEGSSDEEEIPRSPLRVLAQVETEPQEAEAWEKVSSITHDVAQHKTPVKSPRTKRPPPPGTIESINLDAVPQSGPRLDNTAAKHKLSVKPKNQRVSRKHRRFTQELLEEDLVAVLLEEPDVQKAVDESGVWGEEYARSYGARDVHELPEKSKKQRLQEEEQERLDLQRRHEQEEERRREEERRTEELRLEEERIRKLQEQERLRREEEERKQWEEERRRKEEEERRRREEEQRLREEEEKKRCEEEERKKREEEVRRRAEEERRQQELEAERLRIEEEKRKKEEEERRRKEEEAEKQRLQELEEQWRREEEECLLEEQRRRQAEEAEKKRLTEEQKKKEEEDRKRQQEEERAAEEQVRASDPEWKRKAEELRWREMEERQRPFTFKVSSGEKQILFQKVNLTPVTPLPGQQGDTADETKEGTPGGADSPTLSSSLYVPHTAILVTGAQLCGTAVNLDQIKDSACKSLLGLSEDKKAMGTPPMKTKTSPDRKSGKTKSLNESSLSADQSSAAVLAEWASIRSKIFKGAEDGKYQEYPDQNRKQVQSRTTSEDLNQPPFSHANLRKTMSASAKFSITPARKKFADSNRNSEVFIQDDQEIEKAESHYNDSTPSQPLHSPSSAAKAQIKGGKAVRISDSAEECKFAKDLPSFLVPSPPHGSPKSLRSETMSTNQLKAGVTDTSDDGDQRDQSGDDRPSPFGIKLRRTNYSLRFHSEQSSEKRKKRYSAGDSFEGVPVPLTSTDQESDSSAFSEKTSPKSPLRETDGIKLQAISSVESRSKTSRNTLNSICNERDKLVKPPLYQKPATSPRSSEGATPPPSPLPKPGRRTSGDTPSQRTEGPELAAAEESSDHKEDSSESVQSQRNGQGDDEPKEKKSFFPSISIPWREKTDRKTELIRREKPSLQSRHSLDSSRAQEKEAGPLWITLALQKQKGFREQQQSREERRNQREAKLAEKQARDRESVGLVSPTEGKGNGNSSPPKPQTPEENKRPDTLLARFERRDLKKANTLPSSVTVEIADSTPSPPAAKDITKRFPPGDTPQVSTEPAWLALAKRKAKAWSDCPQIIK; this is encoded by the exons ATGTCTCAGGAGAACGTCTCGGACAAAGTTAGGAACCTACAA agacagatagCACACAATATAAAGTTTGGCCAGAAGCCCCCGTCACTACGGAAAAGTGAGGGAGATGAAGGTAGCTCAGACGAAGAGGAAATACCAAGAAGTCCGCTCCGAGTCCTGGCACAGGTGGAGACGGAACCACAGGAAGCCGAAGCCTGGGAAAAG GTTTCCTCTATTACCCATGATGTGGCCCAACACAAGACTCCTGTAAAATCCCCTCGCACCAAACGTCCACCTCCCCCTGGCACGATTGAGTCAATTAACCTGGATGCTGTTCCACAGTCAGGTCCACGCTTAGACAACACTGCCGCCAAACATAAACTATCCGTAAAACCCAAAAACCAGCGAGTCTCTCGCAAGCACCGTAGGTTCACacag GAGCTTCTAGAGGAAGATCTTGTGGCAGTACTGCTGGAAGAGCCCGATGTGCAGAAAGCTGTAGATGAATCAGGTGTCTGGGGAGAAGAGTATGCAAGAAGTTATGGAGCAAGAGATGTCCATGAGCTTCCAGAAAAATCCAAGAAGCAGAGACTTCAGGAAGAGGAACAAGAACGCCTTGATCTTCAGAGGAGGCATgagcaagaggaagagagaaggagggaggaagagaggagaactGAGGAACTGAGGCTGGAAGAAGAGAGAATTCGCAAGTTACAAGAACAAGAACGCTTGCGACgggaagaagaggagagaaaacagtgggaggaagaaaggagaaggaaggaagaagaagaaagaagaaggaggGAGGAGGAGCAACGTttgagagaggaggaagagaagaagagatgtgaggaagaagaaagaaagaagagagaagaagaggtgagaaggagagcagaggaagaaagaaggcAGCAGGAACTTGAAGCAGAGCGCCTTCGCATtgaggaggaaaagagaaagaaagaggaagaggagagaaggaggaaggaggaggaggcagaAAAACAAAGGCTTCAGGAGTTAGAAGAGCAGTGGCGTagagaagaggaagagtgtCTTCTTGAGGAACAAAGAAGGAGACAAGCAGAAGAGGCTGAAAAGAAAAGattgacagaagaacagaaaaagaaggaagaggaggatagaaagagacagcaagaggaagagagagctgCTGAAGAACAGGTCAGAGCTTCTGATCCAGAGtggaagagaaaagcagaggagCTGCGATGGAGGGAGATGGAAGAGAGGCAAAGACCCTTCACTTTCAAAGTATCTTCAGGAGAGAAGCAAATCCTCTTCCAAAAGGTCAACCTTACCCCAGTGACTCCGTTACCTGGTCAGCAAGGTGACACAGCTGATGAAACCAAGGAAGGCACTCCAGGAGGTGCTGATTCACCAACTTTATCGTCATCCCTGTATGTTCCTCACACTGCCATCTTAGTAACTGGTGCGCAGCTTTGTGGAACTGCAGTAAATCTCGATCAGATAAAGGATTCGGCCTGTAAGTCTCTCCTTGGTCTGTCTGAGGACAAAAAAGCCATGGGCACTCCACCAATGAAGACCAAGACATCACCTGATCGCAAATCTgggaaaacaaagtcattgaatGAATCTTCGTTGTCTGCAGATCAGTCCAGTGCTGCTGTTCTTGCAGAATGGGCCAGTATTCGATCCAAGATTTTCAAAGGTGCTGAAGACGGAAAATACCAGGAATACCCAGATCAGAACCGCAAGCAGGTGCAAAGTCGAACAACAAGTGAGGACCTGAATCAACCCCCTTTCTCTCATGCCAATCTCAGGAAGACTATGTCAGCAAGCGCCAAATTTTCCATCACTCCAGCCAGAAAGAagtttgctgactccaacaggaaTTCTGAGGTCTTCATTCAAGATGACCAAGAAATAGAGAAGGCTGAATCACATTATAATGATTCAACACCCAGCCAGCCTCTCCACTCACCTTCCTCTGCTGCCAAGGCTCAAATCAAGGGAGGAAAGGCAGTCCGCATCTCAGACAGTGCTGAAGAATGCAAGTTTGCCAAAGACCTCCCTTCCTTCTTGGTTCCAAGTCCACCACATGGTTCCCCCAAATCCCTGAGATCTGAAACCATGTCCACCAACCAATTAAAGGCTGGGGTCACGGACACAAGTGACGATGGAGATCAGAGAGACCAAAGTGGCGACGATAGGCCCTCACCATTTGGGATCAAGCTTAGAAGGACCAATTACTCGCTTCGCTTCCATAGTGAGCAATCCTctgagaagaggaagaaaaggtACAGTGCAGGTGATAGTTTTGAAGGGGTCCCAGTGCCCCTTACTTCCACTGACCAAGAATCAGACTCCTCTGCATTCTCTGAGAAGACCAGTCCTAAGTCTCCACTCCGCGAAACTGATGGAATCAAACTTCAGGCAATCTCCAGTGTAGAGTCACGGTCCAAGACCAGCAGAAATACTTTGAACTCCATATGTAATGAACGTGACAAGCTAGTCAAGCccccactttatcagaaacctgcCACAAGTCCAAGATCATCCGAAGGTGCCACACCTCCACCATCTCCACTACCTAAACCTGGGAGAAGGACTTCTGGGGATACGCCTTCTCAGAGGACAGAAGGGCCAGAATTGGCAGCTGCTGAAGAGTCCAGTGATCATAAAGAGGACTCCTCTGAATCTGTGCAGAGCCAGAGAAATGGTCAGGGGGACGATGAGCCAAAAGAGAAAaagtctttctttccttccatcAGCATCCCATGGAGGGAAAAAACAGACCGGAAGACTGAACTCATCAGAAGAG AAAAGCCTTCTCTTCAGAGCAGGCATTCCCTGGACAGCTCACGAGCACAGGAGAAGGAGGCAGGACCGCTATGGATCACGCTGGCCTTGCAGAAACAGAAAGGTTTCAGAGAACAGCAACAGAGCAGGGAGGAAAGGCGGAACCAGAGAGAGGCTAAGCTGGCAGAGAAACAAGCCAGGGACAGAGAAAGT GTTGGACTAGTCAGTCCTACAGAGGGTAAAGGGAATGGAAACTCCAGTCCTCCTAAACCACAGACTCCAgaggagaacaagagaccagacACTTTACTGGCCCGCTTTGAACGTCGTGACTTAAAGAAAGCAAACACCCTTCCCAGCTCTGTCACAG TTGAGATAGCAGACTCTACACCATCACCTCCGGCAGCAAAGGACATAACAAAGCGCTTCCCACCAGGTGACACACCACAGGTTTCCACTGAACCAGCTTGGCTTGCCCTCGCCAAGCGTAAAGCCAAAGCGTGGAGCGACTGCCCGCAGATCATCAAGTGA
- the aasdh gene encoding beta-alanine-activating enzyme isoform X1, translating to MSQRLHDLVHEAARVHGDKIAAVFDTGDAARTCLTYEELVAFVNELVKKLSVSAAKDERAVGVFCHADLFLPVWIISVLQLPAAYVPLDPVSPPLLTLRIMERCNLRFCLIQSSLLNQFQSVFSGLLSMDVCATWSTYNLTLIKMQRKLISSEGSDGTQTVEDQILQNEQEAKQHHSASVPIGTHQGEQLAYVLHTSGTTGLPKIVKVPHKCIVPNIIHLRSLFKMTTEDVVFLASPLTFDPSVVEMFLALTSGACLLMVPSAVKRMPGRLARVLFKQNSTTVLQATPTLMRRFGIQILQEEVLSAGSSLRVLALGGEAFPSLPLLRSWRQDGNKTCIYNLYGTTEVSCWACCYDLPNSHRPSDYITDASVPLGEPLMDTAIEVRDNEGHLVTEGEGQIFIGGQERVCLLDNERFTAKGTMRATGDWVLVRDSHLYYLGRKDNLIKRHGQRVHIDALQQAAESLPQVDACVMGLHEGSRLVAFIVPTTYSKAMYSSESGDLQEQHDSSSIGVRADVYKEVSKEGSFSSRSLEKEVLQGLSQLLPRHGIPDAVLLVHALPLTNHGKVAMDKLMRMYEKQRNDCGNHTAWGDTETVRERLQALWKECLGLADDAVVAEDAHFMLSGGDSLQALRLFDYITVTMGTASPGLLEVLLDGSFSDVLKHLTTTTRCNITQSAKRPHEDSGSVGPSKRYHIEEASSVIAENVIAPVVSSLKGTMGFVVVRRAGQVLEWDYSQSREESRQTETNGNKNRTINEKHLRTESSSSSVSKASEADQNNSSVRAKDVYPLKQADIFHVNRDSPPGEEHNHHAYQGNGDTSQSGTTVDGQPLSLKVLWSSDTGRCVDASPVLLVRPDRTTVFIGSHSHRLQALDLTSGEVFWERVLGDRLESSAAVSKCGTLVAVGSYDGQVYFLHVDSGETWWAFETGDAVKSSPTVDPQTGLFVIGSHDGHVYALESLTKRCVWKHHCENGAVFSSPIAHSSPRQLYAATLGGQLHCLCPDSGKLLWKYSSDVPFFSSPSCSDSCVCIGSVNGDISALSHDGRVLWHFRTAGPVFSSPCLARVPPTTTRKTGCGAYDHSESPSQAVVCGSHDCFVYGLNIFDGSLLWRFQTTGKVYSSPFVFDGTTWDIRTLVVVASTDGTVWVLDGEQGTLKASLSLPGQLFSSPVVWGNKIVVGCRNDYVYCLELSDN from the exons CAGTTCCAGAGTGTGTTTTCCGGTTTACTGTCCATGGATGTGTGTGCAACGTGGTCAACATATAATCTTACTCTAataaagatgcagagaaagttGATCTCATCTGAAGGAAGCGATGGAACACAGACTGTAGAAGATCAGATATTACAGAATGAGCAAGAAGCAAAGCAGCATCACAGTGCCTCTGTGCCTATAGGCACCCACCAGGGGGAGCAGTTAGCTTATGTTCTGCACACATCTGGAACCACGGGTCTTCCTAAAATAGTGAAAGTTCCCCACAAGTGTATTGTGCCTAATATAATACATCTCAG ATCTCTGTTTAAAATGACCACAGAGGATGTTGTATTCCTGGCTTCACCGTTAACCTTTGACCCATCAGTGGTGGAGATGTTTTTGGCCTTGACTTCTGGAGCTTGTCTTCTGATGGTTCCCTCGGCTGTGAAAAGAATGCCTGGCAGACTGGCTCGCGTGTTATTCAAGCAAAACTCAACCACCGTCTTACAG GCTACACCAACTCTAATGCGGCGCTTTGGTATACAGATCTTGCAGGAGGAGGTGCTTAGTGCAGGCTCCTCTTTGAGGGTGCTGGCTTTAGGAGGAGAGGCATTTCCCTCACTACCTCTCCTTAGGAGCTGGAGACAGGATGGCAATAAGACATGCATTTATAACCTCTATGGAACGACAGAAGTTTCTTGTTGGGCGTGTTGTTATGATCTGCCAAACAGCCACCGTCCTTCAGACTACAT aacTGATGCCTCTGTGCCTCTCGGGGAGCCTCTGATGGACACTGCTATAGAAGTGAGAGACAATGAAGGGCATCTTGTCACTGAAGGAGAGGGACAGATCTTCATAG GTGGTCAGGAGAGGGTGTGTCTGTTAGACAACGAGAGGTTCACTGCCAAAGGAACGATGCGTGCTACAGGGGACTGGGTGTTAGTCAGGGACTCGCACCTTTATTACCTGGGCAGAAAAGACAACCTAATCAAGCGCCATGGTCAGCGGGTACACATTGACGCGCTGCAACAG GCTGCAGAGAGTTTGCCTCAGGTTGATGCTTGTGTGATGGGGCTGCATGAGGGCAGCAGGCTGGTGGCCTTTATAGTACCCACAACTTACAGTAAGGCCATGTACTCGTCTGAAAGTGGTGATCTCCAAGAGCAACATGACTCCAGCTCCATTGGTGTTCGTGCTGATGTCTACAAAGAGGTCTCCAAAGAAGGCTCATTTTCCTCCAGATCTTTAGAGAAGGAGGTGCTTCAAGGGCTATCTCAACTTTTGCCTCGTCATGGCATTCCAGATGCAGTACTATTGGTTCATGCCCTGCCACTGACTAATCATG GGAAGGTGGCCATGGACAAGCTGATGAGAATGtatgagaaacagagaaatgacTGTGGTAACCACACTGCATGGGGGGACAcggagacagtgagagaaagactgCAGGCACTGTGGAAG gaaTGTCTGGGTCTCGCTGATGATGCTGTAGTCGCTGAGGATGCCCACTTCATGTTAAGCGGTGGGGACTCCCTGCAGGCCCTGCGCCTCTTCGATTACATAACAGTTACTATGGGAACAGCCTCACCAGGTTTGTTGGAGGTTCTTCTAGACGGCTCTTTCTCAGACGTTTTGAAACACCTCACCACAACAACACGATGCAATATTACTCAGTCAGCCAAGAGACCACATGAAGATTCTGGTTCTGTTGGTCCATCTAAGAGATACCACATAGAAGAAGCCTCCAGTGTAATCGCAGAAAATGTCATAGCTCCTGTGGTTTCCTCACTGAAAGGAACTATGGGATTTGTAGTTGTGAGGAGAGCTGGACAGGTGCTAGAGTGGGATTACTCACAAAGCAGAGAAGAAAGCAGGCAAACAGAAACCAATGGCAACAAAAACAGGACAATTAACGAGAAACATCTGAGGACAGAATCCAGCTCCTCATCTGTGAGCAAAGCCAGTGAGGCAGATCAAAACAATTCCTCTGTAAGAGCAAAAGATGTGTACCCTCTGAAGCAAGCTGACATTTTTCACGTTAACAGAGACAGTCCACCTGGAGAAGAGCACAATCATCATGCTTACCAAGGAAATGGGGATACTTCACAGTCAGGCACTACAGTAGATGGCCAACCTCTGAGCCTCAAGGTCCTCTGGAGTTCCGACACGGGTAGATGTGTGGACGCCTCACCTGTGCTCCTAGTGCGTCCTGACCGCACTACTGTGTTTATAGGCTCTCACTCACACAGGCTGCAGGCTCTGGACCTGACCAGCGGAGAAGTATTCTGGGAGCGAGTGTTGGGGGACAGACTGGAATCGTCTGCTGCTGTCTCGAAATGTGGAACTCTGGTGGCAGTAG GTAGTTATGATGGACAAGTGTATTTCCTACACGTGGACTCAGGGGAGACATGGTGGGCGTTTGAGACCGGAGATGCAGTGAAGAGTTCCCCCACTGTAGACCCTCAGACTGGTCTGTTTGTCATTGGTTCCCATGATGGCCATGTTTATGCACTAGAATCACTG aCAAAACGCTGTGTGTGGAAGCACCATTGTGAGAATGGTGCAGTTTTTTCATCCCCCATTGCCCACTCGTCTCCCAGGCAACTGTATGCTGCCACACTTGGAGGGCAGCTCCACTGTCTCTGTCCA GACAGTGGCAAACTCCTGTGGAAGTATTCTAGTGATGTTccatttttctcctctccttcctgTTCTGACTCCTGTGTCTGTATTGGCTCAGTGAATGGAGACATCAGTGCATTAAGCCATGATGGAAGAGTG TTATGGCACTTTCGCACGGCTGGACCCGTCTTCTCATCACCATGTTTAGCACGAGTGCCACCTACAACTACCCGGAAAACAGGATGTGGAGCATATGACCACAGCGAGTCACCATCTCAAGCAGTTGTTTGCGGGTCACATGATTGCTTTGTGTATGGCTTGAACATTTTTGATGGATCATTACTGTGGCGTTTCCAGACTACAGGCAAAGTTTACTCCAGTCCATTTGTTTTTGACGGTACAACTTGGGACATAAGAACACTGGTAGTGGTAGCTTCAACTGATGGGACAGTGTGGGTCCTAGATGGAGAACAGGGAACCCTGAAGGCCTCTCTCTCCTTGCCAGGGCAGCTGTTCTCTTCCCCTGTTGTGTGGGGTAACAAGATAGTAGTGGGATGTCGGAATGACTATGTGTACTGCCTGGAGCTCAGTGACAACtga